CATCTCTGAACTTGCTGATAAAGAAATTGCTAAAGTTGAAGACATTCTTAAAGTTGGTCAAACTGAAAAGTTCCGTGTTATCAAGGTTAACCCAGAAGAGCGTAAGCTTGGCTTGAGCTTGAAACCCGCACGTGCTGAACGACCAACAGAGAGTCAAAACCAGCCACAGCAAAATCAGGCTCAGTATCAGTCTTCAGCTGAAGTATCTGAACAACGTCAAGCTAAAGAAGCTTCACGTCAGCCTCGTGAAAGATCTAACGACAAACGAGATCGAGAAGCTGCGCGTCCAACAAGAACCGAAGCTCCTGCAATGAAGAGTGCCTTGCAACAAGCTCTTGAGGAGCATGCTGCAAAAAATAAACAGCAAAACGACGAGGAATAAACGCGATGATGGAAACAACATTTGCAATTATCAAGCCTGATGCTGTTAAAGCTCACTTTGCTGGTAAAATAATTGATCGCATCGAACAAGAAGGTTTTGAGATTGTTGGCATGAGAAAAATGAATATCTCACGCGAACAAGCAGAACACTTCTATGCGGTACACAAAGAGCGTCCATTTTTTGGAGAGCTCGTTTCTTTCATGATTTCAGGTCCTGTTATTGTGATGGCATTACGTAAAGAAAATGCAATCATGGCATGGCGCGATCTCATGGGAGCAACAGATCCTGTGAAAGCAGCTGTAGGCACAATGCGCCGTACATTCGGTGCAAATGTCGGAGAAAATGCTACACATGGTTCTGATGCACCGGAAACAGCTGCGCAAGAAGTTGCGTTCTTTTTTCCAGAACTTGCATAAATTCATAGCTATCAGCTATGATTAGTTAAGGGGAGCCCTCAAAAGCTCCCCTTTTTTTATGTAAGAAACAGATGGAGTTTTATGATTATTGGAAAACGATTTTTTATACTTCTAGCCATGATCAGTTGTTCAGCTCAGCTCAGCTTTGCAGCCGCTCCCCTCATGCACCTGTGCTTAGCATCAAAGTTTCTTGCGCTCCATGGCACAAAATATACCCCAGAACAAAAAAATTCATTTCTTCGTGGAACCTCTTTTCCTGATATTCGCTATCTCGGATGTATTGCTCGTGAAAAAACTCATGACAAAGATGTTACCCTACAAACCATAAGCACTACAGTTTCTCCTTTTGAAGCGGGCAAAAAATTTCATGTCTGGGTTGATGAAGTCCGCGAACAGCTTATTGAACAATGGAGGATCTATGAAACACTTTCAGAACTCAGTAAGTCTCCTCACCATAATCGAGGTTTATTTTTAAAACTTATTGAAGATGCCGTTCTTTTCAATAATACAAGCAATAAAGCGCTGGATGCTCTAATGCTTTTTTCAACAATTGATCCTGAGGCCCATGAGTACGGGATAAGCAGCAAAAAA
The Candidatus Dependentiae bacterium genome window above contains:
- the ndk gene encoding nucleoside-diphosphate kinase; protein product: METTFAIIKPDAVKAHFAGKIIDRIEQEGFEIVGMRKMNISREQAEHFYAVHKERPFFGELVSFMISGPVIVMALRKENAIMAWRDLMGATDPVKAAVGTMRRTFGANVGENATHGSDAPETAAQEVAFFFPELA